A region from the Sulfurivermis fontis genome encodes:
- a CDS encoding NAD(P)/FAD-dependent oxidoreductase, which produces MTHITRRSFLKVAGGTAAVGAIGVPHIALGASKKVVVVGGGVGGATVAKYLRRADASIEVTLIEPNKHYYTCFMSNEVLGGERTMDSIKFDYSGLAKHGVKVVHDTVTGIDAAARKVTTAGGQTFGYDRCVVAPGIDFKWDAIGGYDEKAAEIMPHAWKAGPQTTILQKQLQDMKDGGTVIIAAPDNPFRCPPGPYERASQIAHYLKKHKPKSKVLILDAKDKFAKQGLFMAGWKKHYGDMIEWVGAAGGGKIESVDVASRSLQGAVEKYKGDVVNVIPPQKAGKIAHTAGLVNDKGWCPVNQGTFESTIHANIHVLGDASIAGEMPKSGYSANSQAKVCAAAVAALLNGMEAPVPAYVNTCYSLITPEHGISVAAVYQLVDGAITGVKGAGGLTPADASEEMLKREVAYAHSWFKNITADTFG; this is translated from the coding sequence ATGACGCATATCACTCGTAGAAGCTTCCTCAAAGTTGCCGGCGGTACCGCAGCGGTTGGTGCCATCGGCGTTCCGCACATCGCTCTCGGCGCCAGCAAAAAGGTGGTCGTTGTCGGTGGCGGTGTCGGCGGTGCCACCGTGGCCAAGTACCTGCGCCGCGCCGACGCCTCCATCGAAGTCACCCTGATCGAGCCCAACAAGCACTACTACACCTGCTTCATGAGCAATGAGGTGCTGGGTGGTGAGCGCACCATGGACTCCATCAAGTTCGACTACAGTGGCCTGGCCAAGCATGGCGTCAAGGTGGTGCACGATACCGTCACCGGTATCGATGCAGCCGCGCGCAAGGTAACCACCGCGGGTGGTCAGACCTTCGGTTATGACCGTTGTGTGGTCGCTCCCGGCATCGACTTCAAATGGGATGCTATCGGCGGCTACGATGAAAAGGCCGCCGAGATCATGCCGCATGCCTGGAAGGCCGGTCCGCAGACCACCATCCTGCAGAAGCAGCTCCAGGACATGAAGGACGGCGGTACCGTCATCATCGCCGCACCGGACAACCCGTTCCGCTGCCCCCCTGGTCCGTACGAGCGTGCCTCGCAGATCGCCCACTATCTGAAGAAACACAAGCCGAAGTCCAAGGTGCTGATCCTCGACGCCAAGGACAAGTTCGCCAAACAGGGCCTGTTCATGGCCGGCTGGAAGAAGCATTACGGCGACATGATCGAATGGGTTGGTGCAGCCGGTGGCGGCAAGATCGAGTCGGTCGATGTGGCCAGCCGTTCGCTGCAGGGCGCGGTGGAGAAGTACAAGGGTGACGTGGTGAACGTGATCCCGCCGCAGAAGGCTGGCAAGATCGCCCACACCGCGGGTCTGGTGAACGACAAGGGCTGGTGCCCGGTCAACCAGGGCACCTTCGAGTCCACCATCCATGCCAACATCCACGTCTTGGGCGATGCCAGCATCGCCGGCGAAATGCCGAAGTCCGGCTATTCCGCCAACTCCCAGGCCAAGGTATGTGCTGCCGCCGTAGCCGCACTGCTCAATGGCATGGAGGCTCCGGTACCGGCCTACGTCAACACCTGCTACAGCCTGATCACCCCGGAGCACGGTATCTCCGTGGCCGCAGTGTACCAGTTGGTGGATGGCGCCATTACCGGCGTCAAGGGTGCTGGCGGTCTGACACCGGCCGATGCCTCGGAAGAGATGCTGAAGCGCGAAGTGGCCTACGCCCACTCGTGGTTCAAAAACATCACTGCCGATACCTTCGGCTAA
- a CDS encoding c-type cytochrome has protein sequence MNKLLTLAALIYTLLPPSLLAQDNVDLRNGKDVNEVCAGCHGEFGQGGKDGEYPRIAGQPEAYIVKQMHLFRERKLDNMAMLEYVNPRDFPEADVYDVSAYIAQIELLTQLPPIDESKEFDPLARLQLAKRLLNIPRTEQGDPEKGRITYNKECRSCHGVDGWGKKADGDAPMLAGQHTKYLLRQVDKYRQGLRKHDESDPVELLTLFSDEELMDIFAFLATVDDVQ, from the coding sequence ATGAATAAGCTGCTGACACTGGCTGCGCTGATTTACACTCTGCTACCCCCCAGTCTCTTGGCCCAGGACAATGTCGACCTGCGCAATGGCAAAGACGTCAATGAAGTATGTGCTGGTTGCCACGGGGAGTTCGGCCAGGGAGGCAAGGACGGTGAATATCCACGCATTGCCGGCCAACCAGAGGCCTATATCGTCAAGCAGATGCATCTGTTCCGCGAGCGCAAGCTGGACAACATGGCCATGCTCGAATACGTCAACCCGCGTGACTTTCCCGAGGCCGATGTATACGACGTCAGTGCCTATATTGCACAGATAGAACTGCTGACTCAGCTTCCCCCAATTGATGAGAGCAAGGAGTTTGATCCCCTGGCCCGTCTGCAACTGGCCAAGCGCCTGCTCAATATCCCGCGAACGGAACAAGGTGACCCGGAAAAGGGGCGCATCACCTATAACAAAGAGTGTCGCTCCTGTCATGGCGTCGATGGCTGGGGCAAGAAGGCCGATGGCGATGCTCCCATGCTGGCCGGCCAGCACACCAAATACCTACTGCGTCAGGTGGATAAATACCGCCAGGGTCTACGCAAACATGATGAATCAGATCCAGTTGAATTGCTGACTCTATTCTCAGATGAGGAGTTGATGGATATTTTCGCCTTTCTCGCCACTGTTGACGACGTTCAGTAA
- a CDS encoding NapC/NirT family cytochrome c, whose product MKIKEALNKFRASLAKFRQIVIPGHYTIMKKYIIGFALFVGGALALAGVNGFFAYTNTTEFCTSCHTMRWNYEEYKETKHFKNRVGVQAQCADCHVPKEFFPKVAAKIIAVKDIYHQIIGTVDTQEKFEAHRWEMANRVWDKMKATDSRECRTCHEFEDMDFSVQGRSARNKHEQAPTRGKTCIDCHQGIAHQMPEEPYDEEEYADTEESADENKAKDE is encoded by the coding sequence ATGAAGATTAAGGAAGCTCTGAATAAGTTCAGAGCTTCCCTGGCAAAATTCAGGCAAATAGTAATACCGGGTCATTACACCATTATGAAAAAGTACATCATCGGTTTTGCGCTGTTCGTTGGTGGCGCCCTCGCTCTGGCTGGTGTAAACGGCTTTTTTGCCTACACCAACACCACCGAATTCTGCACTTCCTGCCATACCATGCGCTGGAATTATGAAGAATATAAGGAAACCAAGCACTTCAAGAACCGCGTTGGTGTCCAGGCACAGTGCGCCGACTGTCATGTGCCCAAGGAGTTCTTCCCCAAGGTAGCCGCCAAGATCATCGCGGTGAAGGATATCTACCATCAGATCATCGGCACTGTGGACACCCAGGAGAAATTTGAGGCCCACCGCTGGGAGATGGCGAATCGTGTATGGGATAAGATGAAGGCGACCGACTCGCGGGAGTGCCGTACCTGCCACGAATTCGAGGATATGGATTTCAGTGTCCAAGGTCGCTCGGCGCGTAACAAGCACGAGCAGGCACCGACGCGTGGCAAGACCTGTATCGATTGTCATCAGGGTATTGCCCATCAGATGCCGGAAGAGCCGTACGATGAGGAAGAATACGCCGACACCGAGGAAAGCGCGGACGAGAACAAGGCGAAAGACGAGTGA
- a CDS encoding c-type cytochrome, giving the protein MKYKTLMQGAIVLGSLTLGAAALAAGPSASMLANTCAGCHGTDGSSNGPATPTIAGIKAEYFIETMQAYKDGTRPATIMDRIAKGYSEDEIKLMAGYFAEQKFVRIDQGADKKLAAAGKRLHDRYCEKCHEDGGKLADDGGILAGQMMPYLRYSFTDFTSGSREMPKKMKSKVDEMMKKAGNDSLEQLVHYYGSQK; this is encoded by the coding sequence ATGAAATACAAGACTCTCATGCAGGGCGCTATCGTCCTGGGTAGTCTGACCCTGGGCGCCGCCGCGCTGGCGGCAGGCCCGAGTGCATCGATGCTGGCCAATACCTGTGCCGGCTGCCACGGCACCGACGGCTCGAGCAATGGCCCGGCCACCCCTACCATTGCCGGCATCAAGGCGGAGTACTTCATCGAAACCATGCAGGCGTATAAGGACGGCACCCGTCCTGCCACCATCATGGACCGTATCGCCAAGGGCTACAGCGAAGATGAGATCAAGCTGATGGCCGGTTACTTCGCCGAGCAGAAATTCGTCCGTATCGATCAGGGCGCCGACAAGAAGCTGGCCGCAGCCGGCAAGCGCCTGCATGACCGTTACTGCGAGAAGTGCCACGAAGATGGCGGCAAGCTAGCCGATGACGGCGGCATTCTGGCTGGCCAGATGATGCCCTATCTACGCTACTCGTTCACGGATTTCACCAGCGGCTCCCGCGAGATGCCGAAGAAGATGAAATCCAAGGTCGACGAGATGATGAAGAAGGCTGGTAACGACAGCCTCGAACAGCTCGTACACTATTACGGTAGCCAGAAATAA
- a CDS encoding SCO family protein → MTLLLWQPAERQEPSPLTAGDFVLTTANGPLSLAQMRGKIVILYFGYTWCPDVCPTSLALLGMALHKLDAQELAQIQPIFISVDPARDTVERLAEYTAYFHPALRGATGTPQQIADVAQRYGVAYAREQNGSSTDYTVDHSSLTYLLDRNGKLHEVLPHGAPPDKIVAAIRQLLAR, encoded by the coding sequence GTGACTCTGTTGCTGTGGCAACCGGCTGAGCGGCAGGAGCCAAGTCCGCTTACGGCAGGTGATTTTGTGCTGACGACGGCCAACGGGCCACTGAGCTTGGCGCAGATGCGCGGCAAGATCGTGATTCTTTATTTCGGTTATACCTGGTGCCCCGATGTTTGTCCGACTTCACTTGCGCTGCTGGGGATGGCACTGCATAAGCTGGATGCGCAGGAGCTGGCACAGATTCAGCCCATATTTATCAGCGTTGATCCTGCGCGCGATACGGTAGAGCGCCTCGCCGAATATACTGCCTATTTTCATCCCGCATTGCGCGGTGCTACTGGAACACCCCAGCAGATAGCCGATGTCGCGCAGCGCTATGGTGTGGCTTATGCTCGTGAGCAGAATGGCAGCAGTACAGACTACACTGTTGATCATTCATCGTTGACCTACCTTTTGGATCGTAACGGGAAGTTGCACGAGGTTCTCCCCCATGGGGCTCCACCCGACAAGATCGTCGCAGCCATCCGTCAACTCTTGGCTCGCTAG
- the flgB gene encoding flagellar basal body rod protein FlgB: MPAHIDSFLGVHEAALRLRAARSEVIASNLANADTPNYLARDIDFKAVLSEYQGTAGGAAMQITHSRHLSASGGVAAPELLYREPTQPAVDGNTVDSQVEKAAFMENALQYQATLRFIDGSIKTLRTAIRGD; this comes from the coding sequence ATGCCAGCCCATATCGACAGCTTTTTAGGTGTTCATGAAGCCGCACTGCGTCTGCGTGCGGCGCGCTCGGAGGTGATTGCCTCCAATCTGGCCAATGCCGACACCCCCAACTACCTGGCGCGCGACATCGATTTCAAGGCGGTATTGAGCGAATACCAGGGGACGGCAGGGGGGGCGGCCATGCAGATCACACACAGCCGCCATCTCAGCGCCAGCGGCGGTGTCGCTGCGCCGGAATTGCTGTACCGCGAGCCGACCCAGCCGGCGGTGGACGGCAACACCGTCGACTCACAGGTGGAGAAGGCCGCCTTCATGGAAAACGCCCTGCAGTATCAGGCCACGCTGCGCTTCATTGACGGCAGCATCAAGACGCTGCGCACGGCCATCCGAGGAGACTGA
- a CDS encoding ankyrin repeat domain-containing protein encodes MPKHATIVRIVLFSLLLILAAAAGAKEPELDKELREAALIGDVDLVRSLLDKGANPNAKTSFGKSALMFAVEEGNLDVVELLLSRGADVNARSSVGCTALTFASEQGDVALVQRLLEAGARIQDKTRAGWDALSLASRYNHVEVVELLLSRGANVNVSDRDGFTPLMIAAEKDNGAVVRLLLNAGADTDLRNRDGANALIVAAGKGHLHVVQLLLDHGVDINAMSDDGSTALAWSAGNNHLHTTELLLERGAEINHQDVNGTTALMEAAANGYAKIVRLLLDRGANAALKDKHGDDALSLARAGKHQECIKLLEQTR; translated from the coding sequence ATGCCCAAACACGCCACGATAGTTCGTATCGTATTGTTCTCTCTGCTGCTTATTCTCGCAGCAGCTGCCGGTGCCAAAGAACCGGAACTGGACAAGGAGTTACGTGAGGCAGCCCTTATCGGTGATGTCGACCTGGTACGCAGCCTGCTCGACAAAGGCGCCAACCCCAATGCCAAGACCAGCTTTGGCAAATCCGCCCTGATGTTCGCCGTCGAGGAAGGCAATCTCGACGTCGTGGAATTACTGCTGTCCCGTGGCGCCGATGTCAACGCACGCAGTTCAGTTGGCTGCACCGCCCTCACCTTTGCCTCTGAACAAGGTGATGTGGCGTTGGTACAGCGTCTTCTCGAGGCCGGTGCGCGCATACAGGACAAGACCCGTGCCGGCTGGGATGCGCTCTCCCTGGCCAGCCGTTATAACCATGTCGAAGTGGTGGAACTGCTACTGTCCCGTGGCGCCAACGTCAACGTCTCGGATCGGGACGGCTTTACACCATTGATGATCGCCGCCGAGAAGGACAATGGGGCCGTGGTGCGCCTGCTGTTGAACGCCGGCGCCGACACCGATCTACGCAATCGCGACGGAGCCAACGCCCTGATCGTTGCGGCCGGCAAGGGTCATCTGCATGTAGTGCAGTTACTGCTCGATCATGGGGTCGATATCAATGCGATGAGTGACGACGGCTCTACCGCACTCGCCTGGTCTGCCGGCAACAATCATCTCCACACCACGGAATTGCTGCTTGAGCGTGGGGCAGAAATCAATCACCAGGACGTCAATGGCACCACAGCCCTGATGGAAGCCGCGGCCAATGGCTATGCCAAAATTGTTCGCCTGCTGCTGGATCGTGGCGCGAATGCGGCGCTGAAAGACAAGCACGGTGACGACGCCTTGAGTTTGGCTCGTGCCGGCAAGCACCAGGAATGCATCAAGTTGCTGGAACAGACCCGCTGA